AGCTGTCCGCGGGCGCCAACGGCCTGTGGATCGACAAGGGCGAGCTGACCCACGCGGTCCAGGAGGTGACGGTGGCGGGCAACCTGCTGCAGATGCTCAAGGACCTGGACGGCATTGGCAGCGACCTCCAGTTCCGCAGTGGCGCGGTGGGCGCGCCCACTGTCCGCTTCCGGCAGCTCACCGTCTCAGGCGAGTAGCCCACCCTTCCACGTCCCCCTACCGTGCGCCGGCGGGGGGACGTGTCAGGGCCTCCTCGTAGAACGCCGAAGCAGCACGAGGAGGGTGCAGCCCATGGCAGCGAAGTCCGCACGCAAGTCCCCCGCCGCGAAGAAGACGGCCACGCCCCGCAAGCCCCGCCGCAAGAAGGCGGAACCGAAGTCCCGGGGCCTGTCCCCCGCGGAGGTGGCCAGCGATTCGGTGGAGTACCCCACCGAGCTGCTGGAGGCGGTGCGCGAGGACGGCGGCGAGGTGCTCGGCGTGTACCGCGACCCCTTGGGCGGCCACCCCGTGGTGTTCTCCGTGCTGCCCATCGACAAGGTGGAGCCCACGCCCTACCAGCGAGACCTCTCCGAGCCCCACGTGAAGCGGCTGGCCAACGCCATGGAGCGGTTGGACCGCTTCCTGGACCCCGTCATCGCCGTGCGCAAGGACGGCCGGTACTGGACGCCCAACGGCAACCACCGCCTCAACGCCAGCCGGATGCTGGGCGCCAGGAGCATCGTCGCCCTGGTGCTGCCCGACGAGGACGTGGCCTATCAAATCCTCGCCCTCAACACGGAGAAGGCCCACAACCTCAAGGAGCGCTCACTGGAGGTCGTCCGCATGTACCGCGGTCTGGTGGGCGCCGGGCGACAGGGCAAGGAGTCCGCCTTCGCGCACCTCTTCGAGGAGCCCTCCTTCATCACCCTGGGCGCCGCCTACGAGCTGCGCCCCCGCTTCTCCGCGGGCGCCTACCACCCCTTCGTGAAGGTGGTGGAGGACTTCCTCGACACGCCGCTGGAGGACGCCCTGCCCCTGCGCGAGGCCCGGGCCCAGCGGCTGTTGGAACTGGACGACGCCGTGGTGGCCGTGGTGGATGCCCTCAAGGAGCGCGGCCTCCAGAGCCCGTACCTCAAGAACTTCGTCGTCGCGCGCATCAACTTCCTGCGCTTCCGCAAGGACGGCGGAAAGCCGGACTTCGACGGCACCGTGGACCGGATGCTGGCCAGCGCTCGCAAGTTCAACGTCGACAAGGTGCGTCGCGAGGACATTGGCCGCATGGGCGGCGGCCCGCTGGAGTCGGACGAGGAATCAGCTTAGGGAACACGGATTGCAGGCGAATGTGTCCAACATGACATCCCCCACGGTCCTGGTCGTCGACGACGACCGCGCGAACCTCGACTCGGTCATCCGCATCTTCCAGCGGGAGGGCATGGCCACGCTCGCCGCCGCCAACGGCACGGAGGCGCTGGAGCTGCTGCGCCGGCCGGAGGTCGCCGCCATGGTGACCGACCTGATGATGCCCAACATGGACGGCCAGGAGCTGCTGCGCGCCGCGCGCGCCATCCGGCCGGACGTGGAAGTGGTGTTGATGACGGCCTACGGCACGGTGGAGACGGCCGTCGCGGCGATGAAGGATGGCGCCTACGACTTCATCACCAAGCCGCTCAAGCGCCACGCGTTGGTGAAGGCCATCCAGAAGGCGCTGGAGAAGCGGGCGCTGGTGGCGGAGAACCAGTCGCTCAAGGCGAAGCTGGCGGAGATGAGCGCGGCGGGCGGGCGCTCCATGGTGGGCCAGTCCCCCGCCTTCCGCGCCATGCTGGACACCATCCGTCAGGCGGCGCCCTCCACCGCCACGGTGCTGCTGCTGGGTGAGTCCGGCACGGGCAAGGAGCTGGCCGCCCGCTCCGTGCATGAGTTCTCCCAGCGCGTCCGGGGCCCCTTCGTCGCCGTCAACTGCGGCGCGCTGCCAGAGAACATCCTGGAGGCGGAGCTGTTCGGCGTGGAGCGCGGCGCCTTCACCGGCGCGGTGGCCCGCCGCGAGGGCCGCTTCGAGCGCGCCCATGGCGGCACGCTCTTCCTCGACGAAGTCGGTGAGATGCCGCTGCCCGCGCAGGTGAAGCTGCTCCGCGCGCTGGCAGAGGGCGAAATCGAGCGGCTGGGTGGCACGCAGACGGTGAAGGTGGACGTGCGCCTGGTGGCGGCCACCAACAAGGATTTGCAGAAGGAGGTCGCCGAGGGCCGCTTCCGCGAGGACCTCTACTACCGCCTCAACGTGGTGGAGATTCGCGTGCCCGCGCTCGCCTCGCGCCGCGAGGACATCCCGCTGCTGGCGGACGCCTTCCTGCGCCGCTTCGCCGCCAAGAACGGCAAGGTGCTGCGCGGCTTCTCACAGGAGGCGCTCGGCACCTTGGAGAACTACGCGTGGCCGGGCAACGTGCGCGAGCTGGAGCACGCGGTGGAGCGCGCGGTGGTGCTGGCGCGCGGCGAGGTGCTGGAGGCCAGTGACCTGCCCGAGTCCGTGCGCAAGGGCCCGCTGGGTTCCGCCGGACAGCTCGTCATCCCCATCGGGACGCCCATGGAGGAGATCGAGCGCCGGGTGATCCACGAGACGCTCCGTCACACCCGCGGCGACAAGACGCTGGCCGCCCGGCTGCTGGGCATCGCCGCGCGGACCATCTACCGCAAGCTGGAGCGCGAGCAGTCCACCGGGGACGCCACCCTCACCACGCCCCCCAGCCCGGACGACGACTGACAGGGCGTCACACCGGCCCCCGCCCGCGTTTGACAATTTGTCTGGCGGGGTTTCGGGGGCGCCAGCACGCGTCAGGGGCGCCTGGTATTCCGGAATAATTCCAAGTGGTTGGCCGTAGGTCCTGTCTTGCCCGCCTGGCCCGCGATGGCACCTGGCTTGCTCAACGTAGGCCCGGCTTTCACCCGGAAGCGTGATGGAACTCTTCTTTCGAAAGTACTTCTGGACAGTGAACCTACTGTTCATCCTGCTCGTCGGCCTGCTCGCCGCGAGCACGGTGAATCTGTTCGTCGAGTCCGCCATTTCTCCCGTGCCCAACGGGGGCTCGTCCACCCGTGCACCCACACAGCCGCGGCGCAACGACTCCGCGTTGGCGATGCTGGATATGGAGCGCCTGTCGCGGCTGACGGGCATCAAGCTTCCCGAGCCCGAGCCCGACGTGCTGGAGCCCAACGGCGGCGGCGCGACGGCGGAGGTGGACCCCAACGCCGCGCCGGTGAAGAGCGGCCTGCGCGTGAAGCTGCTCGGCACGCTGGTGGCGAGCAACCCCGACTGGTCCTTCGCCTCCATCCAGGACATGGTGACGCAGCGTTCGCAGACCTTCATGGTGGGCAACACCCTGCAGGGCGCCACCGTGGAGAACATCGAGCGCGAGCGCGTCATCATCATCAACGGCGGCCGCCGCGAGTTCATCGACGGCAACCCGGGTGACGGCGCCTTCGTGCCGCCCTCGCCGCCGGTGGCCCAGGCCAACACCGCGCCGCCCAGCGATGGCAGCGGCATCCGCGCCACCAGCGAGAACGAGTACGAAGTCCCTCGCGCCGAAATCGACAAGACGCTCAACAACCTCAATCAGGTCGCCATGCAGGCGCGCATCGTGCCCGCGTTCAAGGACGGTCAGGCGGTGGGCTTCAAGCTCTTCTCCATCCGTCCGGACTCCATCTATTCCAAGATTGGCGTCCAGAATGGCGATGTCATCCGTCGCATCAACGGATTTGACCTCAACAGCCCGGAGAAGGCGCTGGAGGTCTATTCGAAGATGAAGGACGCAGCCCGCATCGAGATCGAGATCGAGCGCAACGGTGCGCCGATCCGCAAGTCGTACAACGTTCGTTAATCATCTCCGTAGCGCCCGCTCCTCCATGAAGACGCTCCCGTCCTGGATGCTCTGCCTGTGCCTCGCGTTCGCCATTCCCGCGCAGGCGCAGCGTCGCTCACCGCCCACCGGTAACCCCGGCGAGCGGACGATCACCCCTCAGGCCTCTGGCGCCACTGGCGACAACGGGGCCAACGCGGGTTCCCGCCGCACGACGCCCACGTGCGAAGAGGCCCGGCGCAATGCCCGCTACGGCATCTACTTCGACAAGGTGGAGATCGAAAAGCTGGTCCAGACGGTGGCGGACGCCACCTGCCGCACCTTCATCCTTCCGGAGAACGTGCGCGGGAAGATCTCCATCATCGGCCCCGAGAATGGCCGGGTGGAGGTCAACGCGGACGCCTTCTACTCCGCCTTCCTCGCCTCGCTCGACGCCAACGGGCTCGCCGTCTACCAGTACGGCCGGTTCATGAAGATCGTCGACAAGCGCTCGGCGAAGCAGAACCCCATTCCGACCATCGTCGAGGACGGCGAGCCGTACACGACGAACGAGCAGATGGTGACGAAGCTGTTCCGCGTGCAGAACGTGGAAGTGGAGCCGCTGCGCGGCGTGCTCCAGCAGTTGGTGTCCAAGGACGGCGACACCATCCCGTATCCGCCGGACACCATCATCGTCAACGACGTGGGCTCCAACATCCACCGCCTGGAGCGCATCATCCACCAGTTGGATACGCGCGCGGCCAGCGACGAGATGCGCATCATCCAGGTGCAGTACGCCTCCGCGCAGGACGTGGCCAACACGGTGCAGCGCCTCTTCGAGGCGAAGGGTGGCGCGCGTCCCGGCCAGCCCGCGGGCCGCAACGTGAACCCCGCCGGCACGCCGCAGCCGCCGGCCCAGGCGGGCCCGGGCCAGGAAGGCTCCTCGGGCGGTCCGGTGACGCTGTCGCAGATCATCCCGGACGAGCGCACCAACAAGCTCATCATTGTCGCCAGCCCCGCGGCCTTCGGCCGCATCCAGGACATCGTCGGGCAGATTGACATCCCCACCAGCGGTGGCGGGCGCATCAACGTCTACTACCTGGAGAACGCGAACTCGGAGGAGCTGGCCAGCACGCTCCAGTCGCTGGCCCAGGGCACCGGCAGCGGCGCCCCCCGTGGCCGCACGCCCACGCCGCAGCGTCCTCCGGGCGCGCCGGGCGGCGTCGCCACCACGCAGGCCGCCGAGCTGTTCAGCGGCGAGGTGAAGATTTCGGCCGACAAGGGCAGCAACTCGCTGGTCATCGTCGCCAGCGCGGCGGACTACAAGAACATCGTCCAGGTCATCCAGCAGCTCGACAAGCCGCGCCGCCAGGTGTTCGTGGAGGCCGTCATCATGGAGGTCAACCTGGACCGCAACGCGCGGCTCGGCATGAACCTCCACAGCGGCTTCAGCCTGAGCACGGAGAACGGCCCGGTGCCCGGCCTCATCGGCACCAACACCTCCGGCAACGGTCTGCCGCCCTCGCTGTCGCTCACCAGCCTGGCCTCGTACGGCGGCTTCCTCGCCGGTATCCAGGGCCCCGCCATCCCCGCGCTGGAGCGGCTGGGCATCCCGGCCTTCGGCGTGGTGCTGCACGCCATGCAGCAGAGCTCCGACGTGAACGTGCTCTCCACGCCGCACATCCTCACCAGCGACAACGAGGAAGCGGAAATCACGGTGGGCCAGAACGTGCCCTTCCAGTCCGGCTTCGCCCCGTCCGCGCTGGGCGGCCTGGCCGGCGGCCTGGGTGGCGGTGCGGGCGGCGGCGCGGGTGGCCTGCTGGGCGGCCTGGGCGGTCTGGGCGGCGGTCTGGGACTCGGCTCGTTCTTCGCGCCCATCACCCGTCAGAACGTGGAGTTGAAGCTGACGGTGAAGCCGCAGATCAACGAGAGCGACTACATCCGCCTGGTCATCAATCAGCAGACGGAGGAAATCGCGTCCAGCGACCCGGTGCTCGGCCCGACGACGTCCCGCCGCAGCGCGAAGACGACGGTCATCGCCCGGGACCAGGAGACGCTGGTGATT
This genomic window from Myxococcus hansupus contains:
- a CDS encoding sigma-54-dependent transcriptional regulator, which codes for MTSPTVLVVDDDRANLDSVIRIFQREGMATLAAANGTEALELLRRPEVAAMVTDLMMPNMDGQELLRAARAIRPDVEVVLMTAYGTVETAVAAMKDGAYDFITKPLKRHALVKAIQKALEKRALVAENQSLKAKLAEMSAAGGRSMVGQSPAFRAMLDTIRQAAPSTATVLLLGESGTGKELAARSVHEFSQRVRGPFVAVNCGALPENILEAELFGVERGAFTGAVARREGRFERAHGGTLFLDEVGEMPLPAQVKLLRALAEGEIERLGGTQTVKVDVRLVAATNKDLQKEVAEGRFREDLYYRLNVVEIRVPALASRREDIPLLADAFLRRFAAKNGKVLRGFSQEALGTLENYAWPGNVRELEHAVERAVVLARGEVLEASDLPESVRKGPLGSAGQLVIPIGTPMEEIERRVIHETLRHTRGDKTLAARLLGIAARTIYRKLEREQSTGDATLTTPPSPDDD
- a CDS encoding ParB/RepB/Spo0J family partition protein, with protein sequence MAAKSARKSPAAKKTATPRKPRRKKAEPKSRGLSPAEVASDSVEYPTELLEAVREDGGEVLGVYRDPLGGHPVVFSVLPIDKVEPTPYQRDLSEPHVKRLANAMERLDRFLDPVIAVRKDGRYWTPNGNHRLNASRMLGARSIVALVLPDEDVAYQILALNTEKAHNLKERSLEVVRMYRGLVGAGRQGKESAFAHLFEEPSFITLGAAYELRPRFSAGAYHPFVKVVEDFLDTPLEDALPLREARAQRLLELDDAVVAVVDALKERGLQSPYLKNFVVARINFLRFRKDGGKPDFDGTVDRMLASARKFNVDKVRREDIGRMGGGPLESDEESA
- the gspC gene encoding type II secretion system protein GspC encodes the protein MELFFRKYFWTVNLLFILLVGLLAASTVNLFVESAISPVPNGGSSTRAPTQPRRNDSALAMLDMERLSRLTGIKLPEPEPDVLEPNGGGATAEVDPNAAPVKSGLRVKLLGTLVASNPDWSFASIQDMVTQRSQTFMVGNTLQGATVENIERERVIIINGGRREFIDGNPGDGAFVPPSPPVAQANTAPPSDGSGIRATSENEYEVPRAEIDKTLNNLNQVAMQARIVPAFKDGQAVGFKLFSIRPDSIYSKIGVQNGDVIRRINGFDLNSPEKALEVYSKMKDAARIEIEIERNGAPIRKSYNVR
- the gspD gene encoding type II secretion system secretin GspD — translated: MKTLPSWMLCLCLAFAIPAQAQRRSPPTGNPGERTITPQASGATGDNGANAGSRRTTPTCEEARRNARYGIYFDKVEIEKLVQTVADATCRTFILPENVRGKISIIGPENGRVEVNADAFYSAFLASLDANGLAVYQYGRFMKIVDKRSAKQNPIPTIVEDGEPYTTNEQMVTKLFRVQNVEVEPLRGVLQQLVSKDGDTIPYPPDTIIVNDVGSNIHRLERIIHQLDTRAASDEMRIIQVQYASAQDVANTVQRLFEAKGGARPGQPAGRNVNPAGTPQPPAQAGPGQEGSSGGPVTLSQIIPDERTNKLIIVASPAAFGRIQDIVGQIDIPTSGGGRINVYYLENANSEELASTLQSLAQGTGSGAPRGRTPTPQRPPGAPGGVATTQAAELFSGEVKISADKGSNSLVIVASAADYKNIVQVIQQLDKPRRQVFVEAVIMEVNLDRNARLGMNLHSGFSLSTENGPVPGLIGTNTSGNGLPPSLSLTSLASYGGFLAGIQGPAIPALERLGIPAFGVVLHAMQQSSDVNVLSTPHILTSDNEEAEITVGQNVPFQSGFAPSALGGLAGGLGGGAGGGAGGLLGGLGGLGGGLGLGSFFAPITRQNVELKLTVKPQINESDYIRLVINQQTEEIASSDPVLGPTTSRRSAKTTVIARDQETLVIGGIMQDRTLESVSKVPLLGDIPLLGHFFRDTTRRKTKTNLLLFLTPYIIRGPEDFRVIFERKMKERQQFVEQFYGQVPGYDVAVDFTRKPGPLSRMGQKVTQEENRAENGGPGTAGERVITPTSPSSSSPGAVPSNQRQAPATDVYQGGPAVREGMPPPDGSEEPVPAAPAPQNFEQPPPEAIQVPQEGDVERLRIQPDVGDQTP